The Psychrobacter sp. LV10R520-6 genome includes a region encoding these proteins:
- the rpoC gene encoding DNA-directed RNA polymerase subunit beta' gives MKDLLDIMQSPTSNGNHEFDSIQITLASPDVIKSWSHGEVKKPETINYRTFKPERDGLFCAKIFGPVKDFECLCGKYKRRKFQGVICEKCGVEVTTAKVRRDRMGHIDLASPVAHIWFLKSLPSRIGLLLDMTLRDIERVLYFESYIVTEPGLTSLEKYQLLDDEDYFRALEEFGDEFIAKMGAEAVRDLLKDIDLDLDIDELREAIPQTGSETKLKKMSKRLKLLEAFRDSNNKPEWMVMTILPVLPPDLRPLVPLEGGRFATSDLNDLYRRVINRNNRLKRLLELSAPDIIVRNEKRMLQESVDALLDNGRRGRAITGSNKRPLKSLADMIKGKQGRFRQNLLGKRVDYSGRSVIVVGPTLRLHQCGLPKKMALELFKPFTYNKLLSHGLATTIKAAKKMVEREEPQVWDMLAMVIREHPVLLNRAPTLHRLGLQAFEPVLIEGKAIQLHPLVCTAFNADFDGDQMAVHVPLTLEAQLESRALMMSTNNILSPANGDPIIVPSQDVVLGLYYISRSSINAQGEGMVFATVNEALRAIGSNDLHVNAKIKVRVTETHIDDDGNHIKEISIKDTVAGRLLIWNIMPLGMAFEECNQEMTKKNISGLINSCYRKVGVKDSVMFADQLMYLGFAQATLSGVSIGLDDMVIPPNKKQIIEVAEAEVREIEDQFEQGFVTAGERYNKVVDIWSRTNDKVAKAMMDNLATDKVINAQGKEEEQKSFNSIFIMSDSGARGSAAQIRQLAGMRGLMAKPDGSIIETPIKANFREGLTVLQYFISTHGARKGLADTALKTANSGYLTRRLVDVAQDLVITGDDCGTDQGLLMKPHIQGGEIIEKLGDLVLGRVTARDVTYNDDESKILIPVGTLIDEHWVNVLDENAIDDIWVRSVITCNVAHGVCSQCYGRDLARGHKVNIGESVGVMAAQSIGEPGTQLTMRTFHVGGAASSASVDNSISVRNAGQAHFENMKTVEHTDGHLVIVSRSAEIALTDELGRERERYKVPYGSSVLVKNEDQVEGGQTIAKWDPHTHPIITEFAGKARFSDITDGLTATVKVDDATGMSSFEILANRDRSSSAKDLRPAIILNTDAGKEVVYFLPAETIIRVGDGEEVAAGSILGRVPQASSGTKDITGGLPRVADLFEARRPKDHAIMAEMTGVVSFGKETKGKNRFIITNEDGEVHEELIPKWRQINVFENETVARGEVIADGPQNPHDILRLKGQTALADYIVNEVQDVYRLQGVKINDKHIEVIIRQMLRKVEITDGGDSSHFKGDQVEFADIKAVNAKLAEEDKFPVQYERQLLGITKASLATESFISAASFQETTRVLTAAAVTGKIDELRGLKENVVVGRLIPAGTGLAYHKARKDKAEQKVIDKDRNAAFDMTTASSDSKDFTSFDEAFAQELNQDSQS, from the coding sequence TTGAAAGATTTACTCGATATCATGCAAAGCCCTACCAGTAATGGTAACCATGAGTTTGATAGTATTCAAATTACTTTGGCCTCACCTGACGTTATTAAGTCATGGTCGCATGGCGAAGTCAAAAAGCCTGAAACGATTAATTACCGTACGTTCAAACCTGAGCGTGACGGTCTATTTTGTGCCAAAATTTTTGGCCCAGTAAAAGACTTTGAATGTCTTTGTGGTAAATATAAGCGTCGTAAATTCCAAGGCGTTATCTGCGAAAAATGTGGCGTTGAAGTTACGACTGCTAAAGTGCGCCGTGATCGCATGGGTCATATTGATCTTGCCAGTCCAGTTGCACACATTTGGTTCTTAAAATCATTACCAAGCCGCATTGGTTTGTTACTTGATATGACCTTGCGTGATATTGAACGTGTTTTATATTTTGAAAGCTACATCGTTACTGAGCCAGGTTTGACCAGCTTAGAGAAGTATCAATTGCTTGATGATGAAGATTATTTCAGAGCGCTGGAAGAATTTGGCGACGAGTTCATTGCTAAGATGGGTGCTGAAGCCGTTCGTGATCTATTGAAAGATATTGATTTAGATCTTGATATTGATGAGCTGCGCGAAGCCATTCCCCAAACTGGCTCTGAAACTAAGCTTAAAAAAATGTCTAAGCGTCTAAAATTATTAGAAGCTTTCCGTGACTCTAATAACAAGCCTGAATGGATGGTCATGACCATCTTGCCAGTATTGCCGCCAGATTTGCGCCCACTAGTACCGCTAGAAGGCGGACGTTTTGCGACTTCAGATCTTAACGATCTTTATCGCCGCGTCATTAACCGTAACAACCGTCTTAAGCGTTTGCTTGAGCTGAGCGCCCCTGATATCATCGTGCGTAACGAAAAGCGTATGTTGCAAGAATCAGTTGATGCGTTGCTTGATAACGGCCGCCGTGGTCGTGCAATTACCGGTAGTAATAAGCGTCCGTTAAAATCTTTGGCTGATATGATCAAAGGTAAGCAAGGTCGTTTCCGTCAGAATCTACTGGGTAAACGTGTGGATTACTCTGGCCGTTCGGTCATTGTGGTAGGTCCAACGCTGCGTTTGCATCAGTGTGGTTTGCCTAAGAAAATGGCACTTGAATTATTCAAGCCATTCACTTATAACAAACTATTATCACATGGTTTGGCGACTACGATTAAAGCGGCCAAGAAAATGGTCGAACGTGAAGAGCCACAAGTGTGGGACATGCTGGCCATGGTTATCCGTGAGCATCCAGTACTCCTTAACCGTGCGCCAACGCTTCATCGTCTAGGTCTACAAGCATTTGAGCCGGTATTGATCGAAGGTAAAGCCATCCAGCTACATCCGCTCGTCTGTACTGCGTTTAACGCTGATTTTGATGGTGACCAAATGGCGGTACACGTGCCATTGACCTTAGAAGCACAGCTTGAATCACGTGCCTTGATGATGTCAACTAACAACATCTTGTCGCCTGCTAACGGTGATCCAATCATCGTACCGTCACAAGATGTGGTCTTAGGTTTATATTACATTAGTCGCTCATCAATCAATGCGCAAGGCGAGGGCATGGTTTTTGCCACCGTCAATGAGGCATTGCGCGCGATTGGCTCTAATGATTTGCATGTGAATGCCAAGATTAAAGTGCGGGTTACTGAAACCCATATCGATGACGATGGCAATCACATCAAAGAAATCAGTATCAAAGATACCGTTGCCGGTCGCTTGCTTATCTGGAACATCATGCCTTTGGGTATGGCGTTTGAAGAGTGTAACCAAGAGATGACTAAGAAAAACATCTCGGGTTTGATCAACTCTTGCTATCGTAAAGTGGGTGTGAAGGACAGCGTTATGTTCGCTGACCAATTGATGTATCTTGGTTTCGCACAAGCGACGCTATCTGGTGTGTCTATTGGCTTGGATGACATGGTCATTCCGCCAAATAAAAAGCAAATCATTGAAGTTGCGGAAGCCGAAGTTCGCGAAATTGAAGATCAATTTGAGCAAGGTTTTGTGACCGCTGGTGAGCGCTACAATAAAGTGGTTGATATCTGGTCACGTACCAATGACAAAGTCGCCAAAGCAATGATGGACAACTTAGCAACTGATAAAGTCATTAATGCGCAAGGTAAAGAGGAAGAGCAAAAATCGTTCAACTCAATCTTTATCATGTCAGATTCTGGTGCTCGTGGTAGTGCTGCACAGATTCGACAGCTTGCAGGTATGCGTGGTTTGATGGCTAAGCCGGATGGCTCAATTATTGAGACCCCGATTAAAGCCAACTTCCGTGAGGGTTTGACCGTACTTCAGTACTTCATCTCAACGCATGGTGCACGTAAAGGCTTGGCAGATACGGCTCTAAAAACGGCCAACTCAGGTTATCTGACTCGCCGTTTGGTTGATGTCGCACAAGATTTGGTCATTACCGGTGATGATTGTGGCACGGATCAAGGCTTGCTCATGAAGCCGCATATTCAAGGTGGCGAGATCATTGAAAAACTTGGTGATCTAGTGCTTGGTCGTGTGACTGCTCGTGATGTGACCTATAACGATGATGAATCGAAAATCTTGATTCCAGTTGGCACCTTGATTGATGAGCATTGGGTCAATGTTCTTGACGAAAATGCAATCGATGATATTTGGGTACGCTCAGTCATTACTTGTAACGTAGCACATGGCGTTTGTTCGCAGTGTTATGGTCGTGACCTTGCCCGTGGTCATAAAGTCAATATCGGTGAGTCAGTCGGTGTTATGGCCGCGCAGTCTATCGGTGAGCCGGGTACTCAGTTAACGATGCGTACCTTCCACGTGGGCGGGGCAGCAAGCTCAGCCTCTGTGGACAATAGCATCTCTGTACGTAATGCCGGTCAAGCGCATTTCGAAAACATGAAAACTGTTGAGCATACTGATGGCCATTTGGTTATCGTATCGCGTTCAGCTGAAATTGCTTTAACTGATGAGCTAGGCCGTGAGCGTGAACGCTATAAAGTACCTTACGGTTCAAGCGTACTGGTGAAAAATGAAGATCAGGTCGAAGGCGGTCAGACTATCGCTAAGTGGGATCCGCACACGCATCCTATTATTACTGAGTTTGCTGGTAAAGCGCGCTTTAGTGATATTACCGATGGTCTAACAGCGACTGTGAAAGTTGACGATGCTACTGGTATGAGCTCATTTGAGATTCTTGCTAATCGTGACCGTTCAAGCTCGGCTAAAGACTTACGTCCTGCCATCATCTTGAATACCGATGCTGGTAAAGAAGTGGTTTACTTCTTACCTGCTGAAACCATCATTCGTGTTGGCGATGGTGAAGAAGTTGCTGCTGGTTCAATTCTGGGCCGTGTACCACAAGCGTCTTCAGGAACTAAAGATATTACTGGTGGTCTACCACGAGTAGCTGATTTGTTCGAAGCCCGTCGTCCAAAAGATCATGCCATCATGGCAGAGATGACTGGTGTGGTGAGCTTCGGTAAAGAAACCAAAGGTAAAAACCGCTTTATCATTACTAACGAAGACGGTGAAGTTCATGAAGAGCTGATTCCAAAATGGCGTCAAATTAACGTCTTTGAAAACGAGACCGTAGCGCGCGGCGAAGTGATCGCTGATGGTCCACAAAACCCGCATGATATCTTGCGTCTAAAAGGCCAAACGGCACTTGCTGACTATATCGTGAACGAAGTGCAAGATGTTTATCGCTTGCAAGGCGTAAAAATCAACGACAAGCATATCGAAGTTATTATTCGTCAGATGCTACGCAAAGTTGAGATCACGGATGGCGGCGATTCAAGTCACTTCAAAGGTGATCAGGTTGAGTTTGCTGATATCAAAGCCGTTAACGCTAAGTTGGCTGAAGAAGATAAATTCCCAGTCCAGTATGAGCGTCAATTACTTGGTATCACTAAAGCGAGTCTTGCGACTGAGAGCTTTATCTCAGCGGCCTCGTTCCAAGAAACCACACGCGTCCTAACGGCTGCTGCGGTTACTGGTAAGATTGATGAACTACGCGGTCTCAAAGAAAACGTAGTTGTTGGTCGCTTGATTCCTGCTGGTACCGGGCTTGCGTATCACAAAGCTCGCAAAGATAAAGCAGAGCAAAAAGTTATCGATAAAGATCGTAATGCGGCATTTGATATGACCACTGCCAGTAGTGATAGCAAAGACTTTACTAGCTTTGATGAAGCTTTTGCTCAAGAGCTGAATCAAGACAGTCAGTCTTAA